One Aspergillus oryzae RIB40 DNA, chromosome 2 genomic window carries:
- a CDS encoding putative C6 transcription factor (predicted protein), translating into MRPKLTKRACDECITRKVKCSGAWPCDTCRSAPKQVKCTYLKPARRRGPKVRRQMGNIESVSSVSETNASTSLNGGASNESHDGHRTISRPVLEKVVRWYQHSSYSVWPVIDAEVLVWRFADGDGYDTSIYCLATALCAATMAQLQLPPLIDDGGLVDCAAMASECIRVREESNYRENLDMKSILVSFFLHVYHAKINKRNSAMMFIQEAISGARLLKLDEWDCGTRAGDDRVIANDEILGNVTFVFANAGKVDVDLLRGYAMHLGLLPSYTSPIRLPERIYLAGNEYAQGLLELARLFAAFDSVSLKRSTGTLNPDAISVDCLTETEAALSMLSLGEGGRASVRMADYCITREWMRTIIWQEALSRQMLSSKAYAELLTFKFPARVSRDLLYSLQGFSESDLLPLGRDQVC; encoded by the exons ATGCGCCCGAAACTCACCAAGCGAGCCTGCGACGAGTGCATTACCCGCAAAGTTAAATGCAGCGGCGCCTGGCCCTGTGACACATGTCGCAGTGCTCCAAAACAGGTGAAATGCACATACCTCAAACCGGCGCGTAGAAGAGGTCCGAAAGTTAGACGTCAAATGGGAAATATCGAGTCTGTGAGCTCCGTTTCGGAGACAAATGCTTCCACTTCGTTGAATGGGGGTGCTTCGAACGAAAGTCATGATGGACACAGGACGATCTCTCGGCCAGTTCTCGAAAAGGTGGTGCGTTGGTACCAGCATTCATCGTACAGTGTTTGGCCTGTGATTGATGCAGAGGTGCTTGTGTGGCGATTCGCGGATGGTGATGGCTATGATACTAGCATTTATTGTCTTGCCACAGCGCTTTGCGCAGCGACGATGGCGCAGTTGCAGCTTCCGCCGTTGATAGATGATGGAGGACTTGTCGATTGTGCGGCAATGGCAAGTGAGTGCATAAGGGTGCGTGAGGAGAGCAATTATAGAGAAAATCTCGATATGAAGAGtattcttgtttcttttttcttgcatGTCTATCATGCCAAGATCAATAAGCGGAATTCGGCAATGATGTTCATACAAGAAGCTATCTCTGGAGCGAGGCTTTTGAAATTAGATGAGTGGGACTGTGGCACGAGGGCCGGTGATGATAGAGTCATTGCGAACGACGAGATTTT AGGTAACGTCACCTTTGTGTTTGCGAATGCGGGTAAAGTGgatgttgatcttctcaGGGGCTATGCAATGCATCTTGGACTCTTGCCATCGTATACAAGTCCGATTCGCTTACCGGAGAGAATATATTTAGCAGGCAATGAGTATGCTCAAGGCTTACTGGAGCTAGCTAGGCTCTTCGCGGCTTTTGATAGTGTCTCTCTTAAACGGAGCACCGGCACTTTGAACCCTGATGCCATCTCGGTCGATTGCCTTACAGAGACGGAAGCGGCGTTGTCCATGCTTTCGCTAGGAGAGGGTGGCAGGGCCTCTGTCCGTATGGCGGACTATTGCATTACCAGGGAATGGATGAGGACTATCATCTGGCAGGAAGCATTGTCTCGACAGATGTTATCCTCTAAAGCGTACGCTGAGCTTCTTACATTCAAATTCCCAGCCCGCGTCAGTCGTGATCTTTTGTATTCATTACAAGGTTTCTCCGAGTCTGATTTGTTGCCTCTAGGCCGTGATCAGGTATGTTAG
- a CDS encoding zinc-dependent alcohol dehydrogenase (alcohol dehydrogenase, class V): protein MGARQPTSDPIPSTQTVALVSELGGNVEFREGYPVPTPGENEVLAKVLYTGVCQSDLHTKNGTAAGPSGDPITKIKLPHVGGHEGVGRIVALGPRCGSDLKVGGLVGIRFSSRICRRCEFCLAGTEQYCIKSTNHLHHEDGSFQEFIALDADYLTILPDDIDPVVIGPVLCAGVTAYKAVLNANIRAGNWLVVVGAGGGLGHLAVQYAKAQGALVIGVDAADKRDFVLGLGATEFIDFTSTDPVQRVHEITGLGAHAVVVTAGSAKAFAHACEMLRVGGTLSCVGIPPGRPVLETPICTIVIKGLRITGNLVGSLKECMEAVDLVRRGVVKPEIKVRKFKELPQVYEEMENGDIAGRIVLQVSE, encoded by the exons ATGGGTGCCCGTCAGCCAACTTCTGATCCTATCCCTTCCACTCAAACTGTAGCTCTGGTTTCGGAGCTGGGTGGAAACGTTGAGTTTCGTGAGGGATATCCAGTTCCTACACCCGGAGAGAATGAAGTCCTGGCGAAGGTCTTGTATACAGGTGTTTGTCAAAGTG ACCTCCATACAAAGAACGGTACTGCAGCTGGTCCATCTGGCGACCCCATAACCAAGATCAAACTACCTCATGTCGGTGGCCACGAAGGGGTTGGCCGGATCGTGGCACTCGGGCCCAGATGTGGCTCTGATTTGAAGGTCGGAGGCCTTGTGGGAATCCGGTTCTCAAGTCGGATCTGTCGACGTTGTGAGTTCTGTCTCGCCGGGACGGAACAGTATTGCATCAAGAGTACAAATCATTTGCAccatgaagatggcagcTTCCAAGAGTTCATTGCACTTGATGCGGATTATCTGACGATCTTGCcggatgatattgacccGGTGGTCATTGGACCAGTTTTGTGTGCCGGTGTTACAGCTTATAAG GCGGTTCTAAATGCTAACATCAGAGCTGGAAACTGGCTGGTCGTTGTTGGGGCTGGAGGTGGCCTTGGGCATTTGGCTG TTCAATATgcaaaagctcaaggagCATTGGTCATTGGTGTTGATGCCGCGGACAAACGTGATTTTGTCCTTGGCCTCGGAGCCACTGAATTTATTGACTTTACCTCGACTGACCCTGTCCAGCGCGTCCATGAAATCACTGGGCTTGGGGCGCACGCTGTCGTAGTTACAGCCGGAAGCGCGAAGGCTTTTGCTCACGCCTGCGAAATGCTACGTGTCGGCGGAACGCTGAGCTGCGTTGGCATTCCTCCAGGCAGACCGGTGTTGGAGACGCCGATCTGCACCATTGTGATCAAGGGACTTAGGATCACCGGAAATCTTGTAGGCTCACTGAAGGAATGCATGGAGGCTGTCGATTTGGTCCGCCGTGGCGTGGTGAAACCCGAAATTAAAGTCCGAAAGTTTAAAGAGTTGCCTCAGGTATatgaagagatggagaacgGTGATATTGCAGGAAGGATCGTGCTACAGGTATCGGAGTAA
- a CDS encoding DUF967 domain protein (predicted protein) — translation MEDKPLAPASKDPRELTAQESSAAVIFPSFTSNTAWSLGLALRSRILSLPADQRKPALISIAPTGGSEPHVVFQAATEPGTFADNEVWVRRKRNTVLRWGVSSWLMRNKMLTSTGLGADQVEAAFVRKHALTSTGGGGAADDFAIHGGAFPVRVKGVDGVIGVVVVSGLKQEDDHQVVLETIQEFIQQGGQ, via the exons ATGGAAGACAAGCCCCTCGCCCCCGCGAGCAAAGAT CCCCGCGAACTCACAGCCCAAGAGTCCTCCGCCGCCGtcatcttcccctccttcacCTCCAACACAGCCTGGTCGCTCGGTCTCGCGCTCCGATCCCGaatcctctctctccccgcGGACCAGCGCAAGCCGGCTCTCATCTCCATTGCGCCAACCGGCGGGTCCGAGCCACATGTTGTATTCCAAGCCGCCACGGAACCGGGGACCTTCGCCGATAATGAGGTGTGGGTGCGGCGGAAGCGCAACACCGTGCTGCGGTGGGGAGTGTCGAGCTGGCTGATGCGGAATAAGATGCTAACGAGCACTGGCTTGGGGGCGGATCAGGTAGAGGCGGCGTTTGTGAGGAAGCACGCCTTGACGAGTAccggtggtggaggggcGGCAGATGACTTCGCGATCCATGGTGGGGCGTTCCCCGTGCGGGTGAAGGGAGTGGATGGTGTTATTGGCGTGGTGGTTGTTAGTGGATTGAAGCAGGAGGATGACCATCAGGTTGTTTTGGAGACCATTCAAGAGTTTATCCAGCAGGGTGGACAGTGA